From one Malus sylvestris chromosome 1, drMalSylv7.2, whole genome shotgun sequence genomic stretch:
- the LOC126630791 gene encoding serine/threonine protein phosphatase 2A 57 kDa regulatory subunit B' beta isoform-like, producing the protein MLTKIIKRGHRKSPKPDSTDPEFDPESRLVTLSPLMETLPLLLDAAVSDRPALLLKKLQLCSFYCDFSSSLKSAGEKELKRQTLMELVDFIHSGSLKLTGPMQEELIRMVSINIFRCLPPSSDLIEPDEEEPYQEPSWPHLQIVYELLLRYIASPETDAKVAKRYIDHIFVLRLMELFDSEDPREREYLKTLLHRIYGKFMVHRPFIRKAMNNVFYRFIFETQRHCGIGEFLEILGSIINGFALPMKEEHRLFLARALIPLHKPKSISAYHYQLAYCIIQFVDKDSKLAELVIKGLLKFWPVTNCQKEVLFLAELEDVLEATQAAEFQRCMLPLFGQIGRCLNSPHFQVAERALYLWNSEHIVTLISQNRNVILPLVFEALEKNTQGHWNQAINGLTGNVRRMFQEMDAELFEECQQQYLEKETRTREQEEQRQLTWKRIEAAAANAGEDMVLVS; encoded by the exons atgctcaCCAAAATCATAAAACGCGGCCACCGCAAATCCCCAAAACCCGATTCCACCGATCCCGAGTTCGACCCCGAGTCACGACTCGTCACTCTCTCCCCTCTCATGGAAaccctccctctcctcctcGACGCCGCCGTCTCGGACCGCCCGGCCCTCCTCCTCAAAAAGCTCCAGCTCTGTTCTTTCTACTGCGACTTCTCCAGTTCCCTCAAATCTGCTGGGGAGAAGGAGCTCAAGCGCCAAACCCTAATGGAGCTCGTCGACTTCATCCACTCCGGTTCGCTCAAGCTCACCGGTCCAATGCAAGAGGAGCTCATCCGCATGGTGTCAATCAACATCTTCCGGTGCCTGCCGCCGTCATCGGACCTAATCGAACCGGACGAGGAGGAACCTTATCAGGAACCCTCCTGGCCCCACCTCCAAATTGTCTATGAACTTTTGTTAAGGTACATTGCCTCCCCTGAAACCGATGCTAAAGTTGCCAAGCGTTACATTGATCATATATTTGTGCTGAGGTTAATGGAGTTGTTCGATTCGGAGGATCCCCGGGAACGCGAGTATTTGAAAACCCTTTTGCATAGAATTTATGGGAAGTTCATGGTTCATAGACCCTTTATTAGGAAGGCCATGAACAATGTGTTTTATAGGTTTATATTCGAGACACAAAGGCATTGTGGGATTGGTGAGTTTTTGGAGATTCTAGGGAGTATAATAAATGGATTTGCTTTGCCCATGAAAGAGGAGCATAGGTTGTTCCTAGCGAGGGCACTTATTCCGCTGCACAAACCCAAATCCATATCGGCGTATCATTACCAGTTGGCCTATTGTATCATACAGTTTGTAGACAAGGATTCTAAGTTGGCCGAACTGGTGATCAAGGGGTTATTGAAGTTTTGGCCGGTCACCAATTGTCAAAAGGAGGTTCTGTTTCTCGCGgagttggaagatgttttggagGCTACGCAGGCCGCAGAGTTTCAAAGATGTATGCTTCCGCTTTTTGGACAGATTGGACGCTGCCTTAATAGCCCTCATTTCCAG GTTGCCGAACGGGCTCTTTACTTGTGGAACAGTGAGCACATTGTAACTTTAATTTCTCAGAACCGGAATGTGATATTACCATTAGTCTTTGAAGCGTTAGAGAAGAATACGCAAGGTCACTGGAACCAAGCGATCAATGGATTGACAGGAAACGTCCGAAGGATGTTCCAGGAAATGGATGCAGAATTGTTTGAAGAGTGCCAACAGCAATACTTAGAGAAAGAAACCAGAACTAGAGAGCAGGAAGAGCAGCGGCAATTGACTTGGAAGAGAATAGAAGCAGCGGCGGCAAATGCGGGTGAAGATATGGTCTTGGTTAGTTAA